The DNA window CTTGGGGTGAGCATTGATGGGGTATTTACCCACTTTTCTTTGATTTATCAAGAAGAAAACCTCCAACGCTTATCAGAAACCAGCAAAAGTAGCTCAAAAGCTTGTGAGGCGCTGGGGAGAATATCGCAAAAAGCTGACTAGAACTGGGTATGATTTTCCTACACTTCACCTGAGTTGTGACAATGGATATAGTAATGAGGCTTTGGCAGAAAGTTGTGCCCAAAATGGACTTTGTTACATCAGTGTAACCAAAAAATCTCATTATGTGGTAATAGAGGGTCAAAAGGTAAAGCTCTCTGATTGGATTGAGAAAGAATTTATCCCAGCAGAGCAAGCTCATCAAGCGAGTCAAAAAATGCTTCCTGAGGAAGATAAAACCACTTTTAAAAGGAGAATAAGTGCCTATTATTGTAGCAAGAAACAAGCTGTAACTTTGCTGTTTTTTCGGCTCAATGGATCAAAGAAAGTAAGTGTTATTTATAGCACAAGTAAACATATTTTCGCCAAAACCTTGCGAAGACACTGGTTTCAGAGAACTTATATTGAACAGTTTTTCAAATTACTCAAACATGTGCTCCAAATTGGGGAAGCCAGAACAAAAGACAAAAAAGGTTTTGAATTCAAGTTATACCGATTTTCTTATGTAGCCTTGCACGCACAAAAACTGGTGAAATGGATCAGAAAACAAATGAAGGGTTTTAACAAAAAAGGGTTCATTACCATACAGCGAACCCTTAATTCAGACCCGGATATTTTAGACCTTTTGCAAGAAAAATTAATAGCAAACATTTGTAAATCAAATAGTTATAAACAATGAAATAATTACAACTTAAAAGACAAAGCGCCTTTGCCGATACCATTGGGGTGTCAAATCA is part of the Microscilla marina ATCC 23134 genome and encodes:
- a CDS encoding transposase, with protein sequence MRRWGEYRKKLTRTGYDFPTLHLSCDNGYSNEALAESCAQNGLCYISVTKKSHYVVIEGQKVKLSDWIEKEFIPAEQAHQASQKMLPEEDKTTFKRRISAYYCSKKQAVTLLFFRLNGSKKVSVIYSTSKHIFAKTLRRHWFQRTYIEQFFKLLKHVLQIGEARTKDKKGFEFKLYRFSYVALHAQKLVKWIRKQMKGFNKKGFITIQRTLNSDPDILDLLQEKLIANICKSNSYKQ